The proteins below are encoded in one region of Aeromonas jandaei:
- the livG gene encoding high-affinity branched-chain amino acid ABC transporter ATP-binding protein LivG encodes MSTHQKLMEVSDLSMRFGGLLAVNGVKLDIDKGEVISIIGPNGAGKTTIFNCLTGFYRPSGGTIRYKGEEIQGLPGHLIARKGIVRTFQHVRLFKEMTAVENLLVAQHRHLNTGFLAGLFKTPSFRRAEEEGLEQAAFWLDKVGLKDLANRAAGNLAYGQQRRLEIARCMATRPELLMLDEPAAGLNPKETDELDELIMSLRDEFGVSVLLIEHDMKLVMGISNRIFVVSQGTPLAHGKPDEIRNNPAVIKAYLGES; translated from the coding sequence ATGAGTACTCATCAGAAGTTAATGGAAGTCTCTGATCTGTCGATGCGCTTCGGAGGGTTGCTGGCAGTCAACGGGGTCAAGCTGGATATCGACAAGGGCGAGGTGATCTCCATCATCGGCCCCAACGGCGCAGGCAAGACCACCATCTTCAACTGCCTGACCGGCTTCTACCGCCCGAGCGGCGGCACCATCCGCTACAAGGGTGAGGAGATTCAGGGGCTACCCGGTCACCTCATCGCCCGCAAGGGCATAGTGCGCACCTTCCAGCACGTCCGGCTGTTCAAGGAGATGACGGCAGTGGAGAACTTGCTGGTTGCCCAGCACAGGCATCTCAACACCGGCTTTCTGGCCGGACTGTTCAAGACCCCCTCGTTCCGCCGTGCCGAAGAAGAGGGGCTGGAGCAGGCCGCCTTCTGGCTGGATAAAGTGGGCCTCAAGGATCTCGCCAACCGCGCCGCCGGCAATCTGGCCTACGGGCAGCAGCGCCGCCTCGAGATCGCCCGCTGCATGGCGACCCGTCCCGAGCTGCTGATGCTGGATGAACCGGCCGCCGGTCTCAACCCGAAGGAGACCGACGAACTGGACGAACTGATCATGAGCCTGCGGGACGAATTCGGGGTCTCGGTGCTGCTTATCGAGCACGATATGAAGCTGGTGATGGGCATATCCAACCGCATCTTCGTGGTCAGCCAGGGCACGCCGCTGGCCCACGGCAAGCCGGATGAGATCCGTAACAATCCGGCAGTGATCAAGGCCTATCTGGGCGAATCGTAG
- a CDS encoding high-affinity branched-chain amino acid ABC transporter permease LivM gives MKRQFIHACIASLVLLVLSFWLLGFKLETDGSRLLVVSRLDVSLAWLLGGATLVFWFQLLRGQIAKLFQASISGFSVGFGKLVLPSQEEAPRLYNTTAILVLLFAVSWPFMASRGAIDLATLTLIYIMLGLGLNVVVGLAGLLDLGYVGFYAVGAYSYALLNNYFGLSFWECLPIAGGLAALFGFLLGFPVLRLRGDYLAIVTLGFGEIIRILLNNMTSLTGGPNGISGIPKPTLGGLEFNRTVKDGGFETFHEFFGIAYNANHKVIFLYLMALVLVIATLFVINRLLRMPLGRAWEALREDEIACKSLGLNPTIIKLTAFTIGATFAGFAGSFFASRQGFISPESFVFIESAIVLAIVVLGGMGSQIGVVLAAIVMTVLPELAREFNEYRMLMFGLLMVFMMIWRPQGLLPMTRPHLELKK, from the coding sequence ATGAAACGCCAATTCATCCACGCCTGCATCGCCAGCCTGGTGCTGCTGGTGCTCTCCTTCTGGCTGCTCGGCTTCAAGCTGGAGACCGATGGCTCCCGTCTGCTGGTGGTGAGTCGCCTCGATGTGTCGCTGGCCTGGCTGCTGGGCGGCGCCACCCTGGTGTTCTGGTTCCAGCTGCTGCGCGGCCAGATTGCCAAGCTGTTCCAGGCCTCCATCAGTGGCTTCTCGGTCGGCTTCGGCAAGCTGGTGCTGCCGAGCCAGGAAGAGGCGCCACGCCTCTACAACACCACCGCCATTCTGGTGTTGCTGTTTGCGGTGAGCTGGCCCTTCATGGCATCGCGCGGAGCCATCGATCTGGCCACTCTCACCCTGATTTACATCATGTTGGGGCTGGGTCTGAACGTGGTGGTCGGCCTCGCCGGCCTGCTCGATCTCGGCTATGTCGGCTTCTATGCGGTCGGCGCCTACAGCTACGCCCTGCTCAACAACTACTTCGGGCTGAGTTTCTGGGAGTGTCTGCCCATCGCCGGTGGTCTGGCGGCCCTGTTCGGCTTCCTGCTCGGCTTCCCGGTGCTGCGGCTGCGGGGGGACTATCTGGCAATCGTCACCCTCGGCTTTGGCGAGATCATCCGCATTCTGCTCAACAACATGACCAGCCTGACCGGCGGCCCCAACGGTATCTCCGGCATTCCCAAACCGACCCTGGGCGGTCTGGAGTTCAACCGCACCGTCAAAGATGGCGGCTTCGAGACCTTCCACGAGTTCTTCGGCATCGCCTACAACGCCAACCACAAGGTGATCTTCCTCTACCTGATGGCGCTGGTGCTGGTGATCGCCACCCTGTTCGTCATCAACCGCCTGCTGCGCATGCCACTGGGCCGCGCCTGGGAAGCGCTGCGGGAAGACGAGATCGCCTGCAAATCGCTGGGGCTCAACCCCACCATCATCAAGCTGACCGCCTTCACCATAGGCGCCACCTTTGCCGGTTTTGCAGGCAGCTTTTTCGCCTCACGGCAGGGCTTTATCAGCCCGGAATCCTTCGTCTTTATTGAGTCGGCCATCGTGCTCGCCATTGTGGTGCTGGGGGGCATGGGCTCACAGATCGGGGTGGTGCTGGCCGCCATCGTGATGACTGTGCTGCCGGAGCTAGCCCGCGAGTTCAACGAGTATCGCATGCTGATGTTCGGCCTCTTGATGGTGTTCATGATGATCTGGCGGCCACAAGGATTGCTGCCGATGACCCGTCCGCATCTGGAGTTGAAGAAATGA